Proteins from a single region of Chryseomicrobium sp. FSL W7-1435:
- a CDS encoding deoxynucleoside kinase: MNLRDKYGIPHDAVITIAGTVGVGKSTMTKTLAEALDFKTSFEKVDTNPYLDRFYDDFSKWSFHLQIYFLAERFKEQKRMFEYGGGFIQDRSIYEDTGIFARMHKEKGTMDPVDYETYTSLFDAMVMTPYFPHPDLLIYLEGSLESIIGRIQERGRPMEQQTPITYWEEMHGRYENWIDNFNGCPVLRLNINDYDIVKRPEDVEKILDRIGSHLTKTAVYRG, encoded by the coding sequence ATGAATTTACGAGACAAATACGGCATTCCCCATGATGCGGTTATCACGATTGCTGGGACAGTTGGTGTCGGCAAATCAACGATGACAAAAACACTAGCGGAGGCGCTAGATTTCAAGACTTCATTTGAAAAAGTCGACACGAATCCTTACTTGGACCGTTTCTATGATGACTTCTCTAAATGGAGCTTCCATTTGCAAATCTACTTCCTAGCAGAGCGTTTCAAGGAGCAGAAGCGCATGTTTGAATACGGTGGAGGCTTTATCCAAGACCGTTCTATCTATGAAGACACAGGTATCTTTGCACGTATGCATAAAGAGAAGGGTACGATGGATCCAGTAGATTATGAGACATACACGAGCCTTTTTGATGCAATGGTCATGACTCCATACTTCCCACACCCTGATTTACTGATTTATTTGGAAGGGTCTCTTGAAAGCATCATCGGACGTATCCAAGAACGCGGTCGTCCAATGGAGCAACAAACCCCAATCACTTACTGGGAAGAGATGCACGGACGCTATGAAAATTGGATTGATAATTTTAACGGCTGTCCTGTACTTCGTTTGAACATCAACGACTACGACATCGTCAAACGTCCAGAAGATGTTGAGAAAATATTAGACCGTATCGGAAGCCACTTAACAAAGACGGCTGTCTACCGCGGTTAA
- the serS gene encoding serine--tRNA ligase translates to MLDVRYVRDNFEAVKAKLAKRGEDISEFDQFEILDQKRRELIAKTEELKSERNKVSEQISTMKRNKENADEPIARMRQVGDEIKALDEELRTVEEKFNYMMLRIPNIPHDSVPIGDTEEDNVTHRTWGDTPTFDYEPKAHWDIVTDLKIVDFERAAKVTGSRFAFYRGLGARLERALLNFMMDLHSEEHGYEEMIPPYMANRESLTGTGQLPKFEEDAFLIQEEDYFLIPTAEVPVTNFYRDEILEAEMLPQAFTAYSACFRSEAGSAGRDTRGLIRQHQFNKVELVRFVKPEESYEQLELLTGHAEKVLQLLGLPYRVLLMCTADLGFTAAKKYDIEVWLPSYNDYKEISSCSNFEDFQARRAGIRFRREAGAKPEYVHTLNGSGLAIGRTVAAILENYQQADGSVVIPEVLRPYMGGKDVIR, encoded by the coding sequence ATGTTAGATGTACGCTATGTACGTGATAATTTTGAAGCAGTAAAAGCTAAACTTGCCAAGCGCGGGGAAGATATTTCAGAGTTTGACCAGTTTGAAATACTGGATCAAAAACGTCGAGAACTAATTGCCAAAACAGAAGAATTAAAATCTGAGCGCAACAAAGTCTCTGAGCAAATTTCTACGATGAAACGCAACAAAGAAAATGCAGATGAGCCAATTGCTCGTATGCGCCAAGTGGGCGATGAAATCAAGGCGTTAGACGAAGAACTTCGCACTGTCGAAGAAAAGTTTAATTACATGATGTTGCGTATTCCAAACATTCCACACGACAGCGTGCCAATCGGGGACACGGAAGAGGACAACGTGACTCACCGCACATGGGGAGACACACCTACATTTGATTATGAGCCAAAAGCACATTGGGACATCGTGACGGATTTGAAAATTGTAGATTTTGAACGCGCAGCAAAAGTAACAGGAAGCCGTTTTGCTTTTTACCGTGGTCTTGGAGCACGTCTTGAGCGCGCCTTGTTGAACTTCATGATGGACCTTCATTCGGAAGAACATGGCTACGAAGAAATGATTCCACCGTATATGGCCAACCGTGAAAGTTTGACGGGAACAGGCCAATTGCCAAAGTTCGAAGAAGATGCTTTCTTGATTCAAGAAGAAGACTACTTCTTAATTCCGACAGCAGAAGTACCTGTCACAAACTTCTACCGTGATGAAATTTTAGAGGCCGAGATGTTGCCTCAAGCCTTCACAGCTTACAGCGCTTGTTTCCGCTCTGAAGCAGGTTCTGCGGGTCGTGACACACGCGGCTTAATCCGCCAGCACCAGTTCAATAAAGTAGAGCTTGTGCGTTTTGTAAAACCAGAAGAATCTTACGAGCAGTTGGAATTACTGACGGGTCACGCTGAGAAAGTGCTTCAGCTCTTAGGGCTTCCTTATCGTGTGCTCTTGATGTGTACAGCAGATCTTGGATTCACAGCAGCGAAGAAGTATGACATTGAAGTGTGGTTACCTAGCTACAATGACTACAAGGAAATCTCTTCTTGCAGTAATTTTGAAGATTTCCAAGCACGCCGCGCAGGTATTCGCTTCCGTCGTGAAGCAGGTGCAAAGCCTGAATACGTTCACACATTGAACGGAAGTGGGCTAGCAATCGGCCGCACGGTTGCAGCGATTCTAGAAAATTATCAGCAAGCCGATGGATCTGTCGTGATTCCTGAAGTATTGCGTCCATACATGGGTGGCAAAGACGTTATCCGTTAA
- a CDS encoding glutathione peroxidase: MTTVFDFKVKATTGDEVTLDAYKGKVLVVVNTASKCGFTPQFEELQKLYEKYQEQGFEVLGFPSDQFNNQEFENIDETMNFCQRNYGVSFPMFAKVDVKGDQADPLFQHLVSEKKGLLSEGIKWNFTKFLVDREGNVVKRYAPQTSPAKIEEDLLGYL, encoded by the coding sequence ATGACAACTGTATTTGATTTCAAAGTAAAAGCAACCACTGGCGATGAAGTAACACTCGATGCCTATAAAGGCAAAGTGCTTGTCGTCGTCAATACGGCAAGCAAGTGTGGCTTCACTCCCCAGTTTGAAGAACTTCAAAAACTATATGAAAAATACCAAGAGCAAGGATTCGAAGTGCTCGGCTTTCCAAGTGATCAATTCAACAATCAAGAATTTGAGAACATTGATGAGACGATGAATTTCTGTCAGCGTAACTACGGCGTGTCATTCCCGATGTTTGCAAAAGTCGATGTAAAGGGTGACCAAGCGGATCCATTGTTCCAGCATCTTGTTTCTGAGAAGAAGGGCCTTCTGTCAGAAGGAATCAAATGGAACTTTACAAAGTTCTTAGTAGACCGTGAAGGCAATGTAGTGAAACGATATGCGCCACAAACAAGTCCTGCGAAAATTGAAGAAGACTTACTTGGTTATTTATAA
- a CDS encoding serine hydrolase, with protein sequence MAQWVLIPMLLISGIVGIPQAAQAETDPLNLTVDAAIMIDAETGKILYSKNAEQPLAIASMTKMMTEYLLFEAIEEGRITWDQQYSVTDYTYQLSQNRALSNVPLRQDGTYSIRELYEAMAIYSANAATVAIAETIAGTEDNFVNLMNEKAAELGLEGYTFVNSSGLNNEDLMGMHPASTGANDENVMPAESVATLAFALLRDYPEVLEVASIPRKTFREGTDDATDMPNWNFMLPGLVYEYEGIDGLKTGTTELAGHSFAGTAKRGDMRLITVVMKAVDSQGVGSYKARFDATRALLDYGFAQFTKQEIVTAGQTIEGAETVAVDKGKEDTVGIALNESISMVIKANEKDLYKPVFTPTEEVLEADVENGQVVGKVKLEKTEGEDLGYILDQTAGVDMVTTSAVERASRVSLVFQGIGAFFAGLWGNVTDFVGGLF encoded by the coding sequence ATGGCACAATGGGTCCTTATTCCGATGCTTTTGATTTCAGGAATTGTAGGTATCCCACAAGCAGCACAAGCGGAGACAGATCCGCTCAATTTAACAGTAGATGCTGCAATAATGATTGACGCAGAGACCGGGAAAATTTTATATAGCAAAAATGCAGAGCAGCCGTTAGCGATTGCCAGCATGACAAAAATGATGACAGAATATCTGTTATTTGAAGCTATTGAAGAAGGGCGTATTACGTGGGACCAACAGTATTCTGTAACGGACTATACATACCAACTTTCTCAAAATCGCGCACTTAGTAATGTGCCACTTCGTCAAGATGGCACGTATTCCATTCGTGAATTGTATGAAGCTATGGCGATTTATTCAGCAAATGCTGCTACTGTAGCAATTGCCGAAACTATTGCCGGAACAGAAGATAATTTTGTGAATTTGATGAATGAAAAAGCAGCAGAGCTTGGCTTGGAAGGCTATACTTTCGTCAACTCTTCGGGTCTTAACAATGAAGACTTAATGGGCATGCACCCAGCTTCAACAGGAGCAAATGACGAGAACGTGATGCCGGCAGAGTCGGTAGCCACACTTGCTTTTGCCCTACTTCGAGACTATCCAGAAGTTTTGGAAGTGGCAAGCATTCCACGTAAAACATTCCGTGAAGGCACAGATGATGCAACCGATATGCCGAACTGGAACTTCATGTTGCCAGGCTTGGTCTATGAGTATGAAGGAATCGATGGCCTGAAGACAGGAACGACGGAGCTTGCGGGACATTCATTTGCAGGAACAGCTAAACGTGGAGATATGCGCTTAATTACTGTTGTAATGAAAGCTGTTGATTCACAAGGAGTAGGCTCTTACAAAGCTCGTTTTGATGCAACTCGTGCCTTATTGGATTATGGGTTTGCTCAATTCACGAAACAAGAAATCGTGACAGCGGGTCAAACAATTGAAGGTGCTGAAACTGTAGCAGTTGATAAAGGAAAAGAAGACACTGTAGGTATTGCACTTAATGAGAGCATCTCTATGGTGATTAAAGCCAATGAAAAAGATTTGTATAAACCCGTCTTTACACCGACAGAAGAAGTTCTTGAAGCCGATGTAGAGAATGGTCAAGTCGTTGGGAAAGTAAAGCTTGAGAAAACAGAAGGGGAGGATCTTGGCTATATTCTCGATCAAACAGCGGGTGTCGATATGGTAACGACTTCAGCAGTTGAACGAGCAAGCCGAGTTTCTCTTGTATTCCAAGGAATAGGTGCTTTCTTTGCTGGACTTTGGGGCAACGTAACTGATTTTGTGGGTGGCCTCTTTTAA
- a CDS encoding PLP-dependent aminotransferase family protein, with the protein MEFFLPHLSTDSSMPLYERLYRAFREAILTGQLAEGEKLPSKRQLADYLSISQTTIETTYHQLVDEGYVLALPRKGYFVQNSTELIRSEPIAQNTQQEITAPSYRYDFHPGKIDLSHFPLDQWRKCARDVLTDRNRELLHLGHPQGDLTLRQQIASYLYQSRGVRCTPEQVIIGSGTEQLLPFLLRLLGDEGVLAIEDPGYSLTHHFSQNSAYRAVPVAVDEEGMQVSLLWETAATAAYITPAHQFPTGAILSASRRNQLLKWASETGGYIIEDDYDSEFRYVGMPIPALQGFDTQDRVIYLSTFSKSLMPSLRIAYTVVPLHLLEMYRARFGHYAATVPRFDQATLTQFMALGYFEKHVNRMRKLYKRKLDLLHKVGEQHREWLHISGDQAGMHVIIDCKTSYTGEQLRTILAEKGIRISALDHYRIDRKAYSSKLLLGFGGIPDEQMEAALQELFQQLSQYHA; encoded by the coding sequence ATGGAATTCTTTTTACCTCATCTTTCTACAGACTCCTCTATGCCTTTATATGAAAGACTTTATCGTGCATTTCGAGAAGCTATTTTAACAGGACAATTAGCAGAAGGTGAAAAATTACCTTCGAAACGACAGCTAGCCGACTACCTCTCGATCAGCCAAACCACCATTGAAACGACTTACCACCAACTGGTCGACGAAGGCTATGTACTCGCTTTGCCGCGAAAAGGCTATTTTGTTCAAAACAGTACGGAGCTGATTCGCAGCGAACCTATAGCACAAAATACGCAGCAGGAAATCACTGCGCCTAGCTACCGTTATGACTTTCATCCAGGAAAGATTGATTTGTCCCATTTCCCACTCGATCAATGGCGAAAGTGCGCGCGTGATGTGCTGACCGATCGCAACCGCGAGCTGCTTCACCTAGGCCACCCACAAGGAGATCTCACGTTACGGCAACAAATCGCCAGTTATTTATATCAATCACGCGGTGTGCGCTGTACGCCAGAGCAAGTGATCATTGGTTCAGGTACTGAGCAACTACTGCCGTTCCTGTTGCGCTTATTAGGAGATGAAGGGGTCCTGGCGATTGAAGATCCTGGCTATTCACTGACACATCATTTTTCACAAAACAGTGCCTACCGAGCTGTTCCAGTAGCCGTAGATGAGGAAGGGATGCAAGTCTCTCTTTTATGGGAAACAGCTGCGACAGCTGCCTATATTACACCTGCTCACCAATTTCCAACCGGCGCCATACTTTCTGCTTCCCGACGTAACCAATTACTAAAATGGGCAAGTGAAACGGGTGGCTATATTATTGAGGATGATTATGATAGTGAATTCAGGTACGTTGGGATGCCTATCCCTGCTCTTCAAGGTTTTGATACGCAGGACCGTGTCATCTATTTGAGTACCTTCTCCAAATCACTGATGCCATCCCTGCGCATCGCTTACACGGTCGTTCCACTTCATCTGTTGGAAATGTACCGCGCCAGATTTGGTCATTATGCAGCGACTGTACCGCGATTTGACCAAGCAACATTAACCCAGTTCATGGCACTTGGCTATTTTGAAAAACATGTGAATCGTATGCGAAAATTATATAAACGAAAACTAGATTTATTGCACAAAGTTGGAGAACAACATCGAGAGTGGTTGCATATTTCAGGAGACCAGGCGGGGATGCATGTCATTATTGATTGCAAGACATCTTATACGGGTGAACAGCTTCGGACGATTCTTGCAGAAAAAGGGATCCGTATCTCAGCACTCGACCATTACCGAATTGATCGAAAAGCATATTCTTCTAAACTTTTGCTTGGGTTCGGAGGAATCCCAGATGAGCAAATGGAGGCTGCTCTTCAAGAGTTATTTCAGCAGCTTTCCCAGTATCATGCATAA
- the tadA gene encoding tRNA adenosine(34) deaminase TadA, whose protein sequence is MHDLFMREALLEAQKAGAAGEVPIGAVLVHNGAIIARASNLRETTQNALTHAELLVIEEGCRQLGSWRLEDTTLYVTLEPCPMCAGAILQSRIPRVVYGARDAKAGCVHSLYTLLNDDRFNHTCEVVEGVQAEACGEILTSFFRNLREQKKKNKRKQLESSN, encoded by the coding sequence ATGCACGACTTGTTTATGAGAGAAGCACTTCTAGAAGCTCAGAAGGCTGGTGCAGCAGGCGAAGTCCCGATTGGGGCCGTACTTGTTCATAATGGAGCCATTATTGCTCGTGCCTCTAACCTGCGTGAAACTACTCAAAACGCCCTTACACATGCCGAACTCTTGGTTATTGAAGAAGGGTGCAGGCAACTTGGCAGTTGGCGCTTAGAAGACACCACTTTATACGTCACACTGGAACCCTGCCCAATGTGTGCAGGGGCCATCTTGCAATCACGCATACCTCGTGTCGTTTACGGAGCACGAGATGCAAAAGCGGGATGCGTGCATTCCCTCTACACGCTGTTAAACGACGATCGCTTCAACCATACGTGTGAAGTCGTAGAAGGCGTACAAGCCGAAGCGTGTGGCGAAATCCTCACCTCGTTCTTCCGAAACTTACGCGAACAGAAGAAAAAGAACAAAAGAAAGCAGCTAGAATCCAGTAATTAA
- the gyrA gene encoding DNA gyrase subunit A, with translation MSEVPNKGVKGINISNEMRTSFLDYAMSVIVSRALPDVRDGLKPVHRRILYGMQELGNTPDKSYKKSARIVGDVMGKYHPHGDSSIYDAMVRMAQDFSYRYLLVDGHGNFGSIDGDGAAAMRYTESRMSKIAMEMLRDINKDTIDYKDNYDGQEREPAVLPSRYPNLLVNGASGIAVGMATNIPSHNLGEVIDGVLALAENPAITIDELMEYIPGPDFPTGGIILGRSGIRRAYETGRGSIITRAKVEFEEKASGKQVIIVKEIPYQVNKARLIEKIAELVRDKKIEGITHLADESDRDGMRIVIELRKDVNTHVLLNNLYKQTQLQTSFGVNMLALVDNQPKVLNIKEALYHYLEHQKVVIRRRTQFDLNKAKDRSHILEGLRIALDHIDEIIKLIRSSQTGDEAKRGLMENFELSERQAQAILDMRLQRLTGLERDKIEDEYNGLLALIEELTFILENDYRVIEIIREELIEIRDKFSDARRTEIMAGGAEIMEDEDLIPEENSVLTLTNKGYIKRLPVNTYRSQRRGGRGVQGMGTNEDDFVEHLLNTSTHDTILFFTNKGKVYRARGFEIPEYGRTAKGLPLVNLLNVERDEHVTAMIPMSSFEETEYFIFTTREGVTKRTPVTAFANIRTNGLIAVSLREEDELMAVRRTNGEKDIIIGTHQGRSVRFKESDIRSMGRTAAGVRGIKLRENDYVVGMEILEDDQEVLVVTENGYGKRTAASEYRLQSRGGYGIKTCQITDKNGNLSALKTVDGDEDLMLITLQGMLIRMAVEDISTTGRATQGVRLMRLSEIEKIATVAKVQKGEDEELDEALLDEDLPGDVPSNLEAAPSIEEE, from the coding sequence ATGTCGGAAGTACCGAATAAAGGCGTAAAAGGAATTAACATCAGTAATGAGATGCGAACATCATTCCTCGATTATGCCATGAGTGTTATTGTTTCACGTGCGTTACCAGATGTACGGGACGGATTAAAACCGGTTCATCGCCGAATTCTTTATGGAATGCAAGAGCTCGGAAACACACCGGATAAATCATATAAAAAGTCAGCGCGTATCGTCGGTGACGTAATGGGGAAATACCATCCTCACGGCGATTCCTCAATTTACGATGCGATGGTACGTATGGCACAAGATTTCAGTTACCGCTACCTACTTGTAGATGGTCACGGAAACTTTGGTTCAATTGACGGTGATGGAGCAGCGGCGATGCGTTATACAGAATCCCGTATGTCCAAAATCGCAATGGAAATGCTGCGAGACATCAATAAAGACACAATCGATTACAAAGACAATTATGATGGCCAAGAAAGAGAACCTGCTGTGTTACCAAGTCGCTACCCAAACCTTCTTGTAAACGGAGCTTCTGGTATTGCTGTAGGGATGGCAACGAATATTCCCTCTCACAACCTTGGTGAAGTCATTGACGGCGTTCTAGCACTTGCTGAAAACCCGGCAATTACTATTGATGAATTGATGGAGTATATCCCAGGTCCCGATTTCCCAACAGGTGGGATCATCTTAGGCCGAAGTGGGATTCGTCGTGCTTATGAAACAGGACGCGGCTCGATTATCACACGTGCTAAAGTAGAATTCGAAGAAAAAGCGAGTGGCAAACAAGTCATCATCGTAAAAGAAATTCCTTACCAGGTGAACAAGGCACGTCTGATTGAAAAAATCGCCGAACTTGTGCGTGATAAGAAAATCGAAGGCATTACCCATCTGGCGGATGAATCTGACCGTGACGGGATGCGTATTGTCATCGAGCTTCGTAAAGACGTAAACACACATGTGCTATTAAACAACCTATACAAACAAACGCAACTGCAAACGAGCTTTGGGGTCAATATGCTGGCTCTTGTCGACAATCAACCAAAAGTGTTGAACATCAAAGAAGCGCTCTATCATTATTTAGAGCATCAAAAAGTCGTCATTCGTCGTCGTACGCAATTCGATTTAAACAAAGCTAAAGATCGTTCCCACATCTTAGAAGGGCTTCGTATTGCACTAGACCATATCGACGAAATCATCAAGTTGATTCGTTCATCTCAAACAGGAGACGAAGCGAAGCGTGGACTGATGGAGAATTTTGAGCTTTCAGAACGTCAAGCGCAGGCTATCCTAGATATGCGTTTACAACGCTTAACAGGTCTTGAACGCGATAAAATTGAAGATGAATATAACGGACTTCTTGCATTAATCGAAGAACTTACGTTTATTCTAGAAAATGACTACCGCGTCATTGAAATCATTCGAGAAGAACTGATTGAAATTCGCGATAAGTTCTCAGATGCACGCCGCACGGAAATCATGGCGGGTGGAGCAGAAATCATGGAAGACGAAGATCTGATTCCAGAAGAGAACTCAGTGCTTACGTTAACAAACAAAGGCTACATTAAACGACTACCGGTTAATACTTACCGCAGTCAACGTCGTGGTGGCCGAGGCGTTCAAGGAATGGGAACCAACGAAGATGATTTCGTGGAACACCTATTAAATACCTCTACACACGACACCATCTTATTCTTTACGAATAAAGGGAAAGTATACCGGGCACGTGGATTTGAAATTCCGGAATATGGCCGAACGGCAAAAGGCTTACCACTAGTCAATCTTCTAAACGTAGAACGAGATGAGCATGTCACGGCTATGATTCCAATGTCTTCCTTTGAAGAAACGGAATACTTTATCTTTACTACGCGTGAAGGTGTGACCAAACGAACGCCTGTTACCGCATTTGCTAACATTCGAACAAACGGTTTAATTGCCGTCTCCTTGCGTGAAGAAGATGAATTAATGGCGGTTCGCCGAACAAATGGCGAAAAAGACATCATCATCGGAACTCATCAAGGCCGCTCTGTTCGCTTTAAAGAATCAGATATCCGTTCTATGGGACGAACTGCAGCTGGTGTACGAGGCATCAAACTACGTGAGAATGACTATGTAGTGGGTATGGAAATCCTAGAGGACGATCAAGAAGTTCTGGTTGTAACCGAAAATGGTTACGGAAAACGGACGGCTGCCTCTGAATACCGTCTACAATCTCGTGGTGGTTATGGAATCAAGACTTGTCAGATTACCGACAAGAACGGAAACTTAAGTGCACTAAAAACTGTCGATGGAGACGAAGACCTCATGCTGATCACTTTGCAAGGTATGTTAATCCGTATGGCGGTCGAAGACATCTCGACAACAGGACGCGCAACACAGGGCGTTCGTTTAATGCGTTTAAGTGAAATAGAAAAAATTGCTACCGTTGCTAAAGTACAAAAGGGTGAAGACGAAGAGTTAGATGAAGCATTGCTAGACGAAGATCTACCAGGCGATGTCCCATCTAATCTTGAAGCAGCTCCTTCTATAGAAGAAGAATAA
- the guaB gene encoding IMP dehydrogenase has translation MWESKFQREGLTFDDVLLVPAKSEVLPKDVDLSVQLTEKIKVNIPILSAGMDTVTEAKMAIAMARQGGLGIIHKNMSIDEQAEQVETVKRSENGVITDPFFLTPTHQVYDAEHLMGKYRISGVPIVNNKEEQKLVGIITNRDLRFIQDYSLKIDDVMTKENLVTAPVGTTLEEAEKVLQTYKIEKLPIVDEAGILKGLITIKDIEKVIEFPNAAKDAHGRLLVGAAVGVTKDTLMRVEKLVKAHVDVITIDTAHGHSQGVIETVKEIRAAYPELAIIAGNVATAEATRELIVAGADIIKVGIGPGSICTTRVVAGVGVPQISAVYDCATEARKHGKAIIADGGIKYSGDIVKALAAGGHVVMLGSMLAGTTESPGETEIFQGRRFKVYRGMGSIGAMERGSKDRYFQEDAKKLVPEGIEGRLPYKGPLADTIHQLTGGIRSGMGYCGAHNLEKLRNEAQFIKMTGAGLRESHPHDVQITKEAPNYSIS, from the coding sequence ATGTGGGAATCAAAATTCCAGCGTGAAGGATTAACATTTGATGACGTATTGCTTGTTCCAGCGAAATCAGAGGTATTGCCCAAGGATGTCGACTTATCAGTTCAATTGACAGAGAAGATCAAAGTAAATATTCCGATCTTAAGTGCAGGAATGGATACAGTGACTGAAGCAAAAATGGCAATTGCCATGGCACGCCAAGGTGGTCTTGGGATTATTCATAAAAACATGAGCATTGACGAGCAAGCCGAGCAAGTTGAGACAGTTAAGCGTTCTGAAAATGGCGTTATCACAGATCCGTTTTTCCTAACACCGACTCACCAGGTTTATGATGCAGAACATTTGATGGGCAAGTATCGTATTTCAGGCGTGCCGATTGTGAACAATAAAGAAGAACAAAAACTAGTTGGGATTATTACAAATCGTGACCTTCGTTTCATTCAAGACTATTCATTAAAAATTGATGATGTGATGACGAAAGAAAACCTAGTCACAGCTCCGGTGGGAACAACACTAGAAGAAGCTGAAAAAGTATTGCAAACGTACAAGATTGAAAAACTTCCAATCGTAGATGAAGCTGGAATTCTAAAAGGCCTTATCACGATTAAAGATATTGAAAAAGTCATTGAGTTTCCGAATGCTGCTAAAGACGCACATGGTCGATTACTTGTCGGTGCTGCAGTAGGAGTGACAAAAGATACGCTGATGCGTGTTGAGAAGCTCGTGAAGGCACATGTTGATGTCATTACAATCGATACAGCACACGGACATTCTCAGGGCGTTATTGAGACGGTGAAAGAGATTCGTGCAGCTTATCCAGAGCTTGCTATCATTGCCGGGAATGTGGCGACGGCAGAAGCAACTCGTGAGTTGATTGTAGCTGGGGCAGATATTATCAAAGTCGGTATCGGACCTGGTTCAATTTGTACTACGCGTGTAGTGGCAGGCGTTGGGGTTCCTCAGATTTCAGCTGTATATGATTGTGCAACTGAAGCTCGTAAGCACGGCAAAGCGATTATCGCAGATGGAGGAATCAAGTACTCTGGTGATATCGTGAAGGCACTAGCTGCTGGAGGCCATGTAGTAATGTTGGGCAGCATGCTTGCTGGAACAACAGAGAGCCCAGGTGAGACTGAAATCTTCCAAGGTCGTCGTTTTAAAGTATACCGAGGAATGGGTTCAATTGGAGCTATGGAACGTGGCTCGAAAGATCGTTACTTCCAAGAAGATGCCAAGAAGCTTGTTCCGGAAGGTATTGAAGGACGTCTTCCTTATAAAGGCCCACTTGCGGATACGATTCACCAATTAACGGGTGGTATTCGTTCAGGTATGGGTTACTGTGGTGCACACAATCTTGAAAAATTACGCAATGAAGCCCAATTTATAAAAATGACAGGCGCAGGTCTTCGTGAAAGTCATCCACATGATGTGCAAATCACGAAAGAAGCACCAAACTATTCTATTTCCTAA
- a CDS encoding deoxynucleoside kinase: protein MSIPFITVEGPIGVGKTSLAKAIADTYQFELLKEIVDENPFLDKFYDNIAEWSFQTEMFFLCNRYKQLADIQQHYIAKERPVAADYHIFKNLIFAKRTLSPVEYTKYESIYSILTRDMPVPNMVVYLDASLDVLLERIELRGRDFEKKIDPAYLAQLSADYRVFIEDFEKAHPEVPVLRFSGDDFDFIQNPQDLAHILDKVDATLHKRSLQR, encoded by the coding sequence ATGTCCATTCCATTTATTACGGTAGAGGGTCCAATTGGTGTAGGGAAAACATCCCTGGCTAAAGCGATTGCCGACACCTATCAATTTGAATTGTTAAAAGAAATCGTTGACGAAAACCCGTTCCTAGATAAATTCTATGACAATATTGCGGAGTGGAGCTTCCAAACCGAAATGTTTTTCCTATGTAACCGTTACAAGCAGCTTGCCGATATCCAACAGCATTATATCGCAAAGGAACGTCCGGTTGCGGCTGATTATCATATTTTCAAAAACTTAATTTTCGCCAAGCGTACATTATCGCCTGTTGAGTATACAAAGTATGAATCGATTTACTCCATTTTAACACGAGACATGCCAGTACCAAATATGGTCGTCTACCTAGATGCCAGTCTCGATGTCCTGCTTGAGCGTATCGAGCTGCGTGGTCGCGATTTTGAAAAGAAGATTGATCCTGCCTATCTAGCACAGCTCTCAGCTGACTACCGTGTCTTTATTGAAGATTTCGAGAAAGCTCACCCAGAAGTCCCCGTTCTTCGTTTTAGCGGAGATGACTTCGATTTTATTCAGAACCCTCAAGACTTGGCCCATATTTTAGATAAAGTAGATGCAACACTACATAAAAGGAGCTTGCAACGATGA